One cyanobiont of Ornithocercus magnificus DNA segment encodes these proteins:
- a CDS encoding NADH-quinone oxidoreductase subunit J codes for MTVSSLTEQICFLTLSSIIAVGSLGVVLLPSIVYSAFLLGAVFLSVAGLYLLLNASFVAAAQVLVYVGAVNVLILFAIMLVDKGENLQPVPGLLLRRLLSGIVCAGLLVLLIRVTFDTNWAIPGPVSVGEAATERIGEHLFSDYLLPFELASVLLLMAMIGAIVLARRDVLAPDVETGEITDQGLIEKPKTPLFADK; via the coding sequence ATGACGGTCTCTTCGTTAACCGAGCAGATCTGTTTTCTCACCCTATCCTCAATAATTGCAGTGGGGAGCTTGGGTGTGGTCCTGTTACCCAGTATTGTTTATTCTGCTTTCTTACTGGGTGCTGTATTTTTATCTGTGGCGGGTCTTTACCTGCTGTTAAACGCCAGCTTTGTAGCAGCTGCTCAAGTACTAGTTTATGTCGGTGCAGTAAATGTCTTGATACTGTTCGCGATTATGTTGGTAGACAAAGGAGAAAATCTGCAGCCTGTTCCTGGATTACTCTTAAGGCGCTTGCTGTCTGGCATAGTTTGTGCTGGACTGTTAGTTCTTCTCATACGTGTTACCTTCGATACAAACTGGGCAATTCCCGGACCAGTATCTGTTGGTGAAGCCGCTACTGAGAGAATAGGCGAGCATCTCTTCAGTGATTATCTGCTGCCCTTCGAACTTGCCTCCGTGCTACTTTTGATGGCCATGATTGGTGCCATAGTCCTAGCCCGCCGTGATGTGCTGGCTCCTGATGTTGAGACTGGCGAGATTACTGACCAAGGGCTAATTGAGAAGCCCAAGACCCCTCTCTTTGCTGACAAGTAA
- a CDS encoding citrate synthase, with translation MGQQMPQTPAGEIRHEQSGLIFRPGLEGVPATQSAICDIDGQLGHLTYRGYSLEELALHSTFLETAYLLIWGELPTQQQLKAFEHEVQMHRRVSFRVRDMMKCFPATGHPMDALQSSAASLGLFYSRRAIDNPQYVYDAVVRLIAKIPTMVAAFQLIRKGQDPIQPRDDLPYSANFLYMLTDREPDPLAARVFDRCLILHAEHSLNASTFSARVTASTLTDPYAVIASAVGTLAGPLHGGANEDVLAMLEEIGSPTKAVVYLDEVILSRRKLMGFGHREYRVKDPRAVILQSLAEELFARFGQDSLYDVAKALELAAESRLAPRGIYPNVDFYSGLVYRKLGIPRDLFTPVFAIARVAGWLAHWREQLGANRIFRPTQIYTGSEPRSWIPRENRIAAMVV, from the coding sequence ATGGGACAGCAGATGCCGCAGACTCCCGCCGGCGAGATCCGCCATGAACAGAGTGGCCTCATATTCCGTCCTGGACTTGAGGGTGTACCTGCAACACAGTCTGCTATCTGTGATATTGATGGCCAACTAGGCCACCTTACTTACAGAGGCTATTCTCTTGAGGAGCTTGCCCTCCACAGCACCTTCCTCGAAACTGCTTACCTACTGATCTGGGGTGAACTTCCAACGCAGCAGCAGCTAAAGGCATTTGAGCATGAGGTACAAATGCACCGCCGGGTTAGTTTCCGTGTACGCGACATGATGAAATGTTTTCCTGCAACTGGGCATCCTATGGATGCTCTGCAGTCTAGTGCGGCATCTCTCGGGCTATTTTACTCACGTAGGGCAATTGATAATCCACAATACGTCTATGATGCTGTAGTGCGGCTAATTGCGAAGATTCCTACGATGGTTGCTGCTTTTCAGCTAATCAGGAAAGGACAAGATCCAATCCAGCCAAGGGATGATTTACCATATTCTGCTAACTTTTTGTACATGCTCACTGATAGGGAGCCTGATCCTCTCGCAGCGCGTGTCTTCGACCGCTGCCTAATTCTGCATGCTGAGCACAGTCTCAATGCCAGTACTTTTAGTGCTAGGGTTACTGCGAGCACTCTTACCGACCCCTACGCAGTTATAGCGTCTGCTGTTGGAACTCTTGCTGGCCCACTGCATGGAGGTGCCAATGAGGATGTTTTGGCAATGTTGGAAGAGATTGGCAGTCCTACTAAGGCGGTAGTTTATCTAGACGAAGTGATACTTTCACGGCGTAAGCTGATGGGATTTGGACACCGTGAGTATAGAGTCAAGGATCCACGGGCAGTCATTCTGCAGTCTCTTGCTGAAGAACTCTTCGCCAGATTTGGGCAGGACTCACTATATGACGTAGCTAAGGCATTGGAGCTTGCGGCAGAGTCGCGACTTGCTCCAAGGGGCATCTATCCAAATGTCGATTTCTACTCTGGTCTCGTCTACCGTAAGCTGGGTATTCCCAGAGATTTATTCACCCCTGTCTTCGCTATTGCCCGCGTTGCTGGCTGGCTTGCTCACTGGCGTGAGCAACTAGGTGCTAATCGGATCTTTAGGCCTACGCAGATCTACACTGGCTCGGAGCCCCGTTCCTGGATCCCCCGCGAAAACCGTATAGCCGCCATGGTCGTCTAA
- a CDS encoding NADH-quinone oxidoreductase subunit NuoK: MLPESISPVPLQAFLLLAAFLFCIGVWGLINSRNAVRVLMSIELMLNAVNINLMAFSSYIDGSLIHGQVFAVFVITVAAAEAAVGLAILLSLYRNRVTVDMEQFNLLRW; the protein is encoded by the coding sequence ATGCTTCCTGAGTCAATTTCTCCCGTGCCTCTACAAGCTTTTCTGCTACTAGCAGCTTTCTTATTCTGTATTGGTGTCTGGGGCCTTATCAATAGCCGCAACGCAGTGCGTGTCTTGATGAGTATTGAGCTGATGCTTAATGCAGTTAACATTAACTTGATGGCCTTTTCCTCCTATATCGATGGCTCTTTAATCCACGGCCAGGTCTTTGCAGTCTTCGTCATTACTGTTGCAGCAGCAGAAGCTGCTGTTGGTCTAGCGATATTGCTTTCCTTGTACCGCAACAGGGTTACGGTTGATATGGAACAGTTTAACTTGTTGCGCTGGTGA
- a CDS encoding sulfurtransferase — MLIDVRELAELDLARLPFEFLHLPLSKSSYWVPSLPDLLTVQHPVVVLCHAGVRSWQFGSWLLAQNWGVEVWNLEGGIDAWSVDVDPAVPRY; from the coding sequence ATGCTGATTGATGTGCGTGAACTAGCAGAGTTAGACCTTGCGCGTCTACCGTTTGAGTTCCTGCATCTGCCACTAAGCAAATCCTCTTACTGGGTGCCGTCTCTACCAGACTTACTGACGGTGCAACACCCAGTAGTGGTACTCTGTCACGCAGGTGTAAGAAGCTGGCAGTTCGGAAGTTGGCTGCTGGCACAGAATTGGGGAGTAGAGGTCTGGAACCTCGAGGGTGGGATCGACGCTTGGAGTGTCGATGTCGACCCAGCAGTACCGCGTTACTGA
- a CDS encoding DNA-binding response regulator: MLGQQRMATGEAAGSAGVSLSPREVEIIELVAEGLTNQEIAGRLTISKRTVDNHVSNVFTKTGTKNRVALLNWAMDRGKICRDGFNCCSLPERDANGSS, encoded by the coding sequence ATGCTGGGACAGCAGCGCATGGCCACAGGTGAAGCTGCCGGCAGTGCCGGTGTCTCTCTCTCGCCGCGCGAGGTTGAGATTATTGAATTGGTAGCTGAGGGGTTGACCAACCAGGAAATCGCTGGGCGTCTTACTATCAGCAAGCGCACGGTGGACAATCACGTCAGTAACGTGTTCACCAAGACTGGGACAAAGAACAGAGTGGCCTTACTGAATTGGGCTATGGATCGCGGCAAGATCTGTCGTGATGGCTTCAACTGCTGCTCTCTGCCGGAGCGAGATGCGAATGGCTCGAGCTAA
- a CDS encoding methylenetetrahydrofolate reductase, translated as MQASPLSSALQRAFTSGTSTITAEVMPPRGGDPARTLAMASGLRGWVHAVNVTDGSRAVMRMCSLAVCRLLLDIGIEPVLQLACRDRNRIALQADLLGAHALGIRNLLCLTGDPVQAGDQLKARAVHDYESVRLLEQVSAFNRGEDPVNNCLAEGSTALFAGAAADPNNRNLSSLHRRLERKRNAGARFLQTQMVMDPAILEHFQTKLAGPLELPVLAGVFLLKSARNARFINQMVPGACVPESLITRLENSSHPSYEGITIAAEQVRRYRDICAGVHVMAVRAEDKIPEILDRAGVSPVLL; from the coding sequence ATGCAAGCAAGCCCCTTGAGCTCTGCGCTGCAGCGTGCCTTTACTTCTGGAACATCCACAATCACCGCTGAGGTAATGCCGCCACGAGGTGGAGATCCTGCGCGAACTCTCGCTATGGCTAGTGGACTTAGGGGCTGGGTACATGCCGTCAATGTCACTGATGGCAGCCGTGCTGTGATGCGTATGTGCAGCCTAGCTGTCTGCCGCTTACTACTGGACATTGGTATCGAGCCTGTACTTCAGCTTGCCTGCCGCGATCGCAACCGTATAGCTCTGCAGGCTGATCTTCTTGGTGCCCATGCACTTGGGATACGTAATCTACTTTGTCTCACTGGCGACCCTGTTCAAGCAGGTGACCAGCTCAAGGCCCGTGCAGTGCACGATTACGAGTCTGTCAGGCTGCTTGAACAGGTGAGTGCCTTCAACCGTGGTGAGGACCCAGTCAATAATTGCCTAGCGGAGGGTTCAACAGCATTATTTGCTGGCGCTGCAGCTGACCCGAACAACCGCAACCTAAGTAGTCTCCATCGCAGACTTGAACGTAAGCGCAACGCGGGAGCTCGCTTCCTTCAGACACAGATGGTGATGGATCCAGCCATTCTTGAACATTTCCAGACAAAATTGGCAGGCCCGCTTGAACTTCCTGTGCTAGCTGGGGTGTTCTTGCTTAAGTCAGCAAGAAATGCTCGCTTCATTAACCAGATGGTTCCCGGAGCCTGTGTTCCCGAGTCCCTTATCACGCGCCTCGAAAATTCTTCTCACCCCTCATATGAAGGTATTACTATTGCTGCCGAGCAAGTGCGACGATACCGTGATATTTGTGCGGGGGTGCATGTAATGGCTGTGCGAGCTGAGGATAAAATTCCAGAGATTTTGGACCGGGCTGGAGTTAGTCCTGTACTGCTGTAA
- a CDS encoding phosphohistidine phosphatase SixA codes for MDRVKITQTCNCAPDLVLADLFLLRHGIAEAQTNSQSDAGRKLTMVGRQKTLAVARRLRKLGFRADRLFSSPYRRARETAEIAVLCGLANRMELEDSLMPGGDCLPLLVSCHARWLFVGHEPDLSKLAARLIGANVGCFALHKAGFAHLHWTAGKANPCGSAVLMVLLRPRVLLSDSV; via the coding sequence ATGGACAGGGTGAAAATCACACAAACTTGCAACTGCGCGCCCGACTTAGTTTTGGCTGATCTCTTCCTATTGCGCCATGGTATTGCTGAGGCTCAAACCAACAGTCAAAGTGATGCAGGGCGTAAGCTGACTATGGTTGGCCGCCAAAAAACCTTAGCAGTAGCTCGAAGGCTTCGGAAACTTGGCTTCCGAGCAGACCGACTCTTCAGCAGTCCTTACCGGCGAGCTCGCGAGACTGCCGAGATCGCAGTGCTATGTGGACTCGCTAACCGGATGGAATTGGAGGACAGCCTGATGCCAGGTGGTGACTGTCTTCCTCTGCTTGTTAGTTGTCATGCACGGTGGCTTTTTGTAGGCCATGAGCCAGATCTGAGCAAACTTGCAGCACGTCTTATCGGTGCCAATGTAGGCTGTTTCGCACTTCACAAGGCTGGCTTTGCTCATCTCCACTGGACAGCTGGCAAGGCTAATCCCTGTGGTAGTGCTGTCTTAATGGTGTTGCTGCGGCCTCGCGTACTTCTATCAGACTCCGTTTAA
- a CDS encoding inorganic polyphosphate kinase, whose protein sequence is MRLKRVWVIYRANSQAAQTESRRCTCELEKLGTHVVMAMSGLSVNPFPGLLASEKNLPDLVVVLGGDGTVLGAARHLAIYDVPILSFNVGGHLGFLTHERNRLEDKEIWNRFYEDHFALERRMMLEGHIERSSRSTRKTANANKDWDHEPHWALNDLYMRPYHNEISPTCSLELEIDGEVVDQYRGDGLIIATPTGSTGYSMAAGGPILHPGIDAMIINPICPMSLSSRPIVVPPRSRLKVWPLGDSSSQVKLWKDGAGAAVLEPGDCCIVQRARHCALMVILDRSPSYYRTLSHKLHWAGTLVSSSPSLN, encoded by the coding sequence ATGCGTCTTAAGCGCGTTTGGGTCATTTATAGAGCAAATAGTCAAGCAGCACAGACCGAGTCACGTCGCTGCACCTGTGAGCTTGAAAAACTTGGGACTCACGTGGTTATGGCCATGAGTGGGCTCTCAGTTAACCCATTTCCCGGATTGCTGGCCTCTGAGAAAAACTTACCTGATTTGGTAGTAGTTCTTGGTGGAGATGGAACTGTGCTGGGAGCAGCACGCCACCTGGCTATCTACGACGTACCTATCTTGAGCTTCAATGTTGGCGGCCATTTAGGTTTTCTCACTCATGAGCGTAATCGTCTTGAGGATAAGGAAATTTGGAACCGCTTCTATGAAGATCATTTTGCGCTCGAACGACGCATGATGCTCGAAGGACACATTGAGAGAAGCAGCAGATCAACTCGTAAAACCGCTAATGCCAACAAAGATTGGGACCATGAGCCTCACTGGGCCTTAAATGATCTCTATATGCGTCCTTATCACAATGAGATCTCTCCAACTTGCTCTCTTGAGCTGGAGATTGATGGAGAGGTGGTTGATCAGTATCGTGGCGATGGATTAATTATCGCCACGCCGACTGGGTCTACTGGTTATTCAATGGCCGCTGGTGGCCCAATTCTGCATCCCGGCATCGATGCTATGATTATTAACCCAATCTGCCCAATGAGCCTGTCGAGCCGACCAATTGTAGTGCCTCCACGTTCTCGACTCAAAGTCTGGCCTCTAGGTGACTCTTCTAGCCAGGTTAAACTCTGGAAAGATGGTGCAGGTGCTGCAGTACTTGAACCCGGTGACTGCTGCATAGTGCAGCGCGCACGCCACTGTGCTCTAATGGTTATCCTTGACCGCAGTCCATCCTACTACCGCACTTTGTCCCACAAGCTTCACTGGGCTGGCACGCTCGTAAGCAGTAGTCCTTCCCTGAACTGA
- a CDS encoding NAD(P)H-quinone oxidoreductase subunit I, translating to MFDFLKQVGDYTRDAVDAARNLTQGLAVTFDHMKRRPVTVQYPYEKLIPSERYRGRIHYEFDKCIACEVCVRVCPINLPVVDWTMNKETKKKELRDYSIDFGVCIFCGNCVEYCPTNCLSMTEEYELSAFDRHSLNFDNVALGRLPTNVTTDPSVQSLRELAYLPKGAIDPHDVSNNEPRAGRLPTEILKSQESSLDPGKDTENSK from the coding sequence ATGTTCGATTTTCTCAAGCAGGTAGGTGACTACACCCGTGATGCTGTTGATGCAGCTCGCAATCTTACACAGGGTCTAGCCGTCACCTTTGACCATATGAAGCGCAGGCCAGTTACAGTTCAATACCCCTACGAGAAACTGATCCCTTCGGAACGCTACCGCGGGCGCATACATTATGAGTTCGACAAGTGCATCGCCTGCGAAGTTTGCGTACGCGTTTGCCCTATAAACCTGCCAGTAGTTGACTGGACTATGAATAAGGAGACTAAGAAGAAAGAGCTCCGCGATTATTCTATCGACTTCGGTGTCTGCATCTTTTGCGGTAACTGTGTAGAGTACTGTCCAACCAATTGTCTCTCTATGACGGAAGAGTACGAACTTTCTGCCTTCGACCGTCATAGTCTTAACTTTGATAATGTTGCTCTCGGGCGTTTACCCACAAATGTCACAACAGATCCCTCAGTACAGTCTCTGCGAGAGTTAGCCTACTTACCAAAGGGAGCAATAGATCCGCATGATGTTTCTAACAATGAACCTCGGGCTGGTCGTCTTCCCACAGAAATATTGAAAAGCCAGGAATCAAGCCTTGATCCTGGAAAAGATACGGAGAATAGCAAATGA
- a CDS encoding NADH-quinone oxidoreductase subunit NuoH → MVTSTATSAMLSSGLDLETSFSQALGGLGISPQSARLIWLPLPMLLVLVAAVIGVLVTVWLERKISAAVQQRIGPEYAGALGILQPIADGLKLLFKEDIIPARADGILFTLGPILVVVPVILSWLIIPFGQNLLISNVGIGIFLWISLSSIQPIGLLMSGYASNNKYSLLGGLRAAAQSISYEIPLALSVLAIVMMSNSLSTIDIVDQQTGVGLLSWNIWRQPVGFLIFWICALAECERLPFDLPEAEEELVAGYQTEYAGMKFALFYLGSYINLVLSALLVSVLYLGGWGFPIPVEWLASWLGQSIDSALVQVITGSVGIVMTVLKAYLLVFLAILLRWTTPRVRIDQLLDLGWKFLLPVSLVNLLITAALKLAFPIAFGG, encoded by the coding sequence ATGGTGACGTCCACCGCCACCTCTGCTATGCTGAGCTCGGGTCTCGACCTCGAGACAAGCTTTAGTCAGGCCCTAGGCGGGCTAGGCATCTCGCCACAGTCTGCCCGGCTGATTTGGCTTCCTCTGCCAATGCTTCTTGTCTTGGTCGCGGCTGTTATTGGAGTACTTGTGACTGTATGGCTAGAACGCAAGATTTCTGCTGCTGTCCAGCAACGCATTGGCCCGGAATATGCTGGAGCTCTTGGCATACTTCAGCCCATCGCGGACGGATTGAAGCTCTTATTTAAAGAAGATATCATTCCTGCTCGTGCTGATGGGATTCTGTTCACGCTAGGGCCAATACTGGTAGTAGTGCCAGTTATTCTTTCATGGTTAATCATTCCTTTTGGCCAAAATCTGCTGATTAGTAATGTCGGCATTGGCATTTTTCTCTGGATCTCACTAAGCAGCATTCAGCCAATCGGCCTGTTAATGAGTGGTTATGCCTCTAACAACAAATACTCCTTGCTAGGAGGTTTAAGAGCCGCTGCACAGTCGATTAGCTACGAAATCCCATTGGCTCTGTCCGTATTGGCCATTGTGATGATGAGCAACTCCCTAAGCACTATTGATATAGTTGACCAGCAAACAGGAGTAGGACTTCTTAGCTGGAACATCTGGCGTCAGCCAGTTGGTTTCTTAATCTTTTGGATCTGCGCTTTAGCAGAGTGCGAACGCCTGCCATTTGACCTCCCAGAAGCAGAAGAAGAACTAGTTGCAGGCTATCAGACTGAGTATGCTGGTATGAAATTTGCACTTTTCTATCTTGGCAGTTACATCAATCTTGTACTATCAGCTCTGTTAGTCTCGGTCTTATACCTTGGTGGCTGGGGTTTTCCTATTCCAGTGGAGTGGTTAGCCAGCTGGCTTGGTCAATCTATAGATTCTGCGCTGGTACAGGTCATAACAGGATCTGTCGGCATCGTAATGACAGTGCTCAAAGCCTACTTGCTGGTCTTCCTTGCAATATTATTGCGCTGGACTACTCCCCGTGTGCGTATTGACCAGTTACTAGACCTTGGCTGGAAGTTCTTGCTTCCTGTCTCCCTAGTAAATCTGCTAATAACTGCAGCCCTTAAGCTAGCATTTCCCATTGCTTTTGGAGGTTGA
- a CDS encoding heat-inducible transcriptional repressor HrcA, with translation MGALEQRGLLTQPHASAGRIPSPQGYRHYVDCLLPAPGPSVGHLERELTSLDLHWAALDDLLVQLAQRLTAFTGLMSLITPPVKSKPVLKDLRLVRSGNHLLVLLVDTSCQASHLNLRLPSDRVGDLEAMEHWTRDQLQRQPDGSPDWSSVPPHLQIWGDLLRESIDNHRKARTLGSSDITFYGLARLVAQPEFHHSERLQPLLELMDSHPAEVVATTAPRNGVWIGREHPELALEHCSVVQASFRSSGDGIGQVALVGPMRMAYATAMASVRSVALHLERLLT, from the coding sequence ATGGGAGCTTTGGAGCAACGTGGACTTCTTACGCAGCCGCATGCTTCCGCTGGAAGGATACCAAGTCCCCAGGGCTATCGCCACTATGTAGACTGCCTACTGCCTGCCCCTGGACCTAGCGTGGGGCATCTGGAGCGAGAACTTACTTCCCTAGATTTGCACTGGGCAGCCTTAGACGACCTGTTGGTTCAGCTAGCTCAACGCTTAACGGCTTTCACCGGCTTGATGAGTTTGATTACTCCTCCAGTCAAATCTAAACCCGTCCTAAAAGATCTACGCCTTGTCCGCAGCGGCAACCACTTGCTTGTGTTGCTAGTAGATACTTCCTGTCAGGCCAGCCACCTCAACCTTCGCTTGCCTTCTGACCGGGTAGGCGATCTAGAGGCTATGGAGCATTGGACGCGCGATCAGCTGCAACGACAGCCTGACGGTAGCCCAGACTGGTCATCAGTACCGCCACATCTGCAAATTTGGGGCGACTTACTGCGTGAAAGCATTGATAATCACCGCAAAGCTCGCACGCTAGGCTCTAGCGACATCACATTTTACGGACTTGCACGCCTGGTGGCGCAACCTGAATTTCATCACAGCGAACGTCTGCAGCCACTTCTGGAATTGATGGATAGCCATCCAGCTGAGGTGGTTGCTACAACAGCCCCCCGTAATGGTGTTTGGATTGGTCGCGAGCATCCGGAACTCGCGTTAGAACATTGTTCAGTGGTGCAGGCAAGCTTCCGTAGCTCTGGTGATGGCATCGGTCAGGTGGCTTTAGTTGGGCCAATGCGCATGGCTTATGCCACAGCAATGGCTTCTGTTCGCAGCGTGGCTCTTCATCTGGAGCGACTGCTCACCTAA